Part of the Thermocladium sp. ECH_B genome, GCGCCTAAGCAGTTGCGCGCTCCTCCTCTCCTCAAGATTAATGAGGGAAGCCACCGCATTCCTGGCTAGGTCGCTGGATAATGATATGTATTGGCCATGGAAGTGGCAAGTGGATTTGAAGCTTGTCCCAATCATCACTGGATTATCGCTGGTGGAGTTAATCTCGTTCTCCAGATTGCGTCTAGCCCACCGCAACGCATCGAGCGCGGCCCCAATCACGAGGCTTGAGCACCTGATCGAGTATGGATCCTGAACCCTCCCCGATGAATTGATCCTGCCGCTCCCGGTAAGGGACTCCTCCAGGAGCCTAGCGACCAGGAGAGGGCCATTATGCCTCTTCACTGCATTGACCTCAATGGAGTTCGGGCTCAATGATCCCCTGGCGGCCTCCATCACCATGATCGTCGAGGCCAGGGAGCCAATGACGACTAGAAACGAGTTAATGAGCTCAACAACGAATGCGCCTGCGCTGAAGCTAGTTCCATTAATCATGGCTAGCGCCTCCCTCAAGTTGGGAATGAATGGGGCTAAGCCAATTCTATGCAGTGCCTCGGCGGCGGGGAGCTTCTCCCCATTGATATCCACCTCGCCCTCCCCCGCCACGGCCAGTGATATATGGGCTAATGGAATCAGGTCGCCGCTGGATCCAACGCTGCCCAGGACAGGCACTATGGGGGAAGCGCCGGAGTTAAGCATGCCGATCATGACTTGGAGGAGGCCGCTCCTCACTCCGCTGTAGCCCTGCGCCAATTGATTAGCCCTGACCAGTAGGGAAGCCCTAACCCACTCCCTAGGCGCTGGTTCCCCAACCCCACAGGCATGCATCCTAATCATGTCCAGTGGATCCACTTCGCCGCCCTCGCCGCTATTGGCTAATTCGCCTAGGAGAGTGTTAACGCCGTATATCCTGCTCGTCGCCGCCGCTTCCTCAAGCCTCCTTGCGCCCTCATCAAGCCCATCAATATCGCTGAACTCGATCCTCGCATTCCCGACGGCGGCCTCATATACATCCATTGCGCTTAGCTCGCCCAGCCTCACTCCATGTCGCCTCGGGGCCACATAGCGCTCATCAGCACTGCCGCTGCTAGGTTAGAGGTTTGATCGGCTACATCCACTAGCGGAGTTATCTCCACCACGTCGAATACCCTGGGCCTCAATTCCCTGGATAACCTCGATACGAGGCTAATGGCTTCCCTAGACGTGAAGCCGCCGGGGGATGGACTATTAACGCCGGGCGCGAACGCGGGGTCCACGGCATCCATGTCGAGGCTAAGGTACACCTGCATTCCTCTATACGCCTCCACAAGTTGAGCGGCGGTGCCCATGACGCCTATCTCCTCGACCTCATCCATGGTTATTATCCTTATATTGAGGCGCCGCGCCTCATCAATTAGGTACCTCGGGTTGGAGTGGGGCCTGTACCCCACAACGGTTATGGGCATTGATGGGTTTGTTTCCCTAATCATTCTTATCGCCAATCCGCTCGTTAATCCCTCGGTGACCGTCCTTATGTCTGGATGAGCATCTATCAATATATAGCCAACCCTCTTCTCTGCATCATTTAAGGCTTGAAAGACTGGATGAGAAACGCTGTTATCGCCCCCAATCACGAGCAGCTCCTTCACTTGCCTCAATGCCTGGGAAGCCGCTTCACGCGTCCTCCTCATGGTTTCGCCGTGATCCCCAAGCACTACATCGACATCCCCGAAATCCACTATAGAGGCATCAATGTTGAGGGGCATTGAGTAGAGAAAGCTCCTTACGCGTGATGGGGCGAAGCGAGCGCCCGGCCTCCCCCCCACGGCGCCGTCCCAAGGAACCCCGAGTAACCCAATGTCTCCCTTCGCGCCTCCCTTAATTATCTTATCCTCAAGCCTTACATCCCTTGGATCCTTTATGAAGCGGGAACCCGGTGCCCTAGTTATCGGCATTAGAATCACTTGCGCACTCGCTTATCGTACTCCTCCAGATCCTTCTTGACGCGGTCATACGTGTAATCGCTTGCCCTGCCCTCTCTATGGGCCTCCTCAATGACTTTCCTGCTCTTCTCCTCCAGCCTATCCATTATGGGGATTCGAATGCCCTTCTCCCTCGCCACCCTCAGCGACTTGGGGTATCCCGCATGCGCGTGCCTCACGACGCCGCTGCCCGGATCAACCGTGAATACCCTCATTGCCTTCTCCTCCGCCAGCTCCGTTCCATCCACCACCATGCCGAAGCCCGCGTGAATTGCGTACCCTATCCCTGTTCCCCCGCCGTGGTGGAAGCATGTCCAGGTCGCTCCAGACGCCGTGTTTAATGCGTAATTCAGTATTGGCCAGTCCCCAATGGCGTCGCTCCCGTCAAGCATGGCCTCGGTCTCCCTATAGGGCGACGCAACGGAGCCGCTGTCCAAGTGATCCCTCCCGAACCATATGGGGCCATTTAATTCTCCTCTCCTCACCATTTGGCTAACAGTCTTCCCAAAGANCGCCCTCTCCCCATACCCCAGGTAAACCACCCTAGCCGGCAGTCCCTGGAACTTCACGTATTGATGCGCATTCCTTATCCNCCTCGCCAACCTAGCATTGCGCTCGAAGAGGGTTAGGAGGACATCGTCCAACCTATATATGTCGTTTGGGTCGCCGGTTAGGCTTATCCACCTGAATGGGCCCCTTCCCTCCTCGAACATCGGCCTCAGGAACTCCATTTGGCCAGGTATCTTGAATGCATCCTCCACCCCGGCATCGAATGCCTGCTTCCTAAGGTTATTTCCATAATCAAAGGTAACGGCGCCCCTCCTCTGGAGCTCCAGCATTAATTGAACGTGTTTGGCCATGGATGATGAGGACAACGCGGCGTACTTATCCGGATCGCTCGCCCGCAACTTATTGGCATCCTCCAGACTCAATCCCTGGGGAACATAGGCGAGCGGGTCATGGGCTGGGGTTTGATCCGTCAATAGGTCCGGCGTTATGCCGCTCCTCACTAGCCTCTCAAGCAGGTCAACGGCGTTGGCCAGAACNCCTATGCTGGTGGCTTGCCTCTTTTCCTTGGCGGCCAACGCCATGCTTATCGCCTTATCTATATCGTCGGTCCAAGTATCCAGGTACGCCGTATTGATCCTGCGCTCTATCATTCTCTTATCCACATCGGCTATGAGGGCGACCCCGCCAAGCATCTTCACGGCGAGGGGTTGGGCGCCCCCCATCTCGCCCAGTCCAGCGCTGACCACTAGCCTCCCCTCTAGGCTCCCGAAGTGCCTCTCGGCCGCGTACCCAATGGTTTCATAAGTTCCCTGGAGTATTCCCTGGGTTCCAATGTATGCCCAGCACCCAGCGGTCATTTGGTGGAAACTTATGAGGCCCCGAGCCTCTAATTCCCTGAAAATCCTCCAATCAGCCCACTTGGGAACCAGCATTGCATTGCTCATCACTACGCGTGGCGCCCTCCTGTCCAGCTTGAAAATGGCCACGGGCTGCCCGCTCTGTATGACTAGCGTGTCGTCTGGATCCATTGACACCAATGACGATACTATCGCCTCAAAGTCCTCCCAGGACCTAGCTGCTTTCCCTGTGCCGCCGTAAACCACGAGGTTCTTGGGGTCCTTCGCCACCTCCTCATCCAGAACATGGAAGAGCATTCGCAGGGGGCCCTCGAGCTGCCAATCAAGGCT contains:
- a CDS encoding urocanate hydratase (catalyzes the formation of 4-imidazolone-5-propanoate from urocanate during histidine metabolism) — encoded protein: MSVPYKYIGTPLEELISLGYYDPETRRVKAIKGRELHVRSLDWQLEGPLRMLFHVLDEEVAKDPKNLVVYGGTGKAARSWEDFEAIVSSLVSMDPDDTLVIQSGQPVAIFKLDRRAPRVVMSNAMLVPKWADWRIFRELEARGLISFHQMTAGCWAYIGTQGILQGTYETIGYAAERHFGSLEGRLVVSAGLGEMGGAQPLAVKMLGGVALIADVDKRMIERRINTAYLDTWTDDIDKAISMALAAKEKRQATSIGVLANAVDLLERLVRSGITPDLLTDQTPAHDPLAYVPQGLSLEDANKLRASDPDKYAALSSSSMAKHVQLMLELQRRGAVTFDYGNNLRKQAFDAGVEDAFKIPGQMEFLRPMFEEGRGPFRWISLTGDPNDIYRLDDVLLTLFERNARLARXIRNAHQYVKFQGLPARVVYLGYGERAXFGKTVSQMVRRGELNGPIWFGRDHLDSGSVASPYRETEAMLDGSDAIGDWPILNYALNTASGATWTCFHHGGGTGIGYAIHAGFGMVVDGTELAEEKAMRVFTVDPGSGVVRHAHAGYPKSLRVAREKGIRIPIMDRLEEKSRKVIEEAHREGRASDYTYDRVKKDLEEYDKRVRK
- a CDS encoding arginase, coding for MPITRAPGSRFIKDPRDVRLEDKIIKGGAKGDIGLLGVPWDGAVGGRPGARFAPSRVRSFLYSMPLNIDASIVDFGDVDVVLGDHGETMRRTREAASQALRQVKELLVIGGDNSVSHPVFQALNDAEKRVGYILIDAHPDIRTVTEGLTSGLAIRMIRETNPSMPITVVGYRPHSNPRYLIDEARRLNIRIITMDEVEEIGVMGTAAQLVEAYRGMQVYLSLDMDAVDPAFAPGVNSPSPGGFTSREAISLVSRLSRELRPRVFDVVEITPLVDVADQTSNLAAAVLMSAMWPRGDME